The Paracoccus sp. MC1862 genome includes a window with the following:
- a CDS encoding ISNCY family transposase: MGWLVMSERELNRIEVLSEVGTGRLRVEDAAGLLGLTRRQVFRLLARFRADGPAGLAHRARGRAPNNALSALHREQVLALVRTQYADFGPTLAAEKLAELHDIHISHETLRKWMIEDGLWVSRKQQRVLHQPRLRREALGELVQIDGSEHRWFEDRGPACTLLVFIDDATGRLMHLRFVASESTFSYFNALEGYLQEHGRPVAFYSDKHSVFRVNRTEARSGHGMTQFGRALNELNIEILCANSSQAKGRVERANRTLQDRLVKELRLAGIADMAAGNTFLPGFIAAFNTRFARIPRRSDDLHRPLNVEPERLRDIFCLRDERHVGQQLALSYDRKRIILEPNHLTLGLVGTYVDTYEFPDGRLEIRARGVSLPCRMFDKEQRVTHAAITENKRLTEVLAFIQTQQDQDPPRARRVGKQRTRYEPRLCENSCSW; this comes from the coding sequence ATGGGATGGCTGGTGATGAGCGAACGCGAGCTGAACCGGATCGAGGTGCTGTCGGAGGTTGGGACTGGCCGGTTGCGGGTTGAAGACGCCGCCGGCCTGCTCGGCCTGACCCGGCGGCAGGTATTTCGGCTGCTGGCGCGGTTTCGGGCGGATGGCCCGGCCGGGCTGGCCCACCGTGCGCGCGGACGTGCGCCGAACAACGCCCTGTCTGCCCTTCATCGGGAGCAGGTGCTGGCACTCGTTCGGACGCAGTATGCCGATTTCGGTCCGACGCTTGCGGCCGAGAAGCTGGCCGAGCTGCATGACATCCATATCTCGCACGAGACCTTGCGCAAATGGATGATCGAAGACGGTTTATGGGTCTCGCGCAAGCAGCAGCGGGTGCTGCACCAGCCGCGGCTGCGGCGCGAGGCCCTGGGTGAGCTGGTCCAGATCGACGGCTCGGAGCATCGCTGGTTCGAGGATCGGGGCCCCGCCTGCACGTTGCTGGTGTTCATCGACGATGCGACCGGCCGGCTCATGCATCTCCGGTTTGTCGCCTCCGAGAGCACCTTCAGCTATTTCAATGCGCTGGAGGGCTACCTTCAGGAGCACGGCCGGCCCGTGGCCTTCTATTCGGACAAGCACAGCGTGTTTCGGGTGAACCGCACCGAGGCGCGCAGCGGCCATGGCATGACGCAATTCGGCCGGGCGCTGAACGAGCTGAACATCGAGATCCTCTGCGCCAATTCCTCGCAGGCCAAGGGCCGGGTCGAGCGCGCCAATCGCACCCTGCAGGACCGTCTGGTCAAGGAACTGCGGCTTGCCGGGATCGCGGACATGGCAGCCGGCAATACGTTCCTGCCCGGCTTCATCGCGGCCTTCAATACCCGCTTCGCCCGCATCCCGCGCCGGTCGGACGATCTGCACCGTCCCCTGAACGTCGAGCCGGAGCGGCTCCGCGACATCTTCTGCCTGCGCGACGAACGCCATGTCGGCCAGCAGCTGGCGCTGTCCTACGACAGGAAGCGCATCATCCTCGAACCGAACCACCTGACGCTCGGCCTGGTCGGCACATACGTCGACACCTACGAGTTCCCGGACGGCCGGCTGGAGATCCGGGCCAGGGGCGTGTCCCTGCCCTGCCGGATGTTCGACAAGGAGCAGCGCGTCACCCACGCCGCGATCACCGAGAACAAGCGCCTGACCGAGGTGCTGGCCTTCATCCAGACCCAGCAGGACCAGGACCCGCCCAGGGCGCGGCGCGTCGGCAAGCAGCGCACCCGCTATGAGCCGAGGCTGTGTGAAAACTCGTGCTCATGGTAG